The Fusarium graminearum PH-1 chromosome 2, whole genome shotgun sequence genome includes a region encoding these proteins:
- a CDS encoding chitin synthase 1, with product MQDLPAGQAYHFRESDDANASNRSPVSNPYEPDYDQLSPPPMLGAQRPVPEQNESSRDLLHSSYHGSIGQASYDQGSFNGHNSTYGVGGFGHYPPDLHGRLPGSPGYEYPEPEYDVEASRLAESRLSVMHRTPTMQEWSPNGETLSVSPDFAHGRPDSTYQEFDVDESWMMRQQQAQIGGGGLGRSKTRKVKLVQGSVLSIDYPVPSAVKNAIEPRYRNGPGSMEEEFTKMRYTAATCDPNDFTLRNGFNLRPRMYNRHTELLIAITYYNEDKVLLARTLHYTMKNIQDIVNLKRSKFWNKGGPAWQKIVVCLVFDGLDKVDKNVFDVLATVGVYQDGVLKKDVNGKETVAHIFEYTSQISVTPDQQLVRPDPDKPHRNLPPVQFIFCLKQKNSKKINSHRWLFNAFGRILNPEVAILIDAGTKPGPRALLSLWEGFYNDRDLGGACGEIHVMLGKGGKMLLNPLVAVQNFEYKISNVLDKPLESAFGYVSVLPGAFSAYRFRAIMGRPLEQYFHGDHTLSKTLGKKGIDGMNIFKKNMFLAEDRILCFELVAKASQKWHLSYIKASKGETDVPEGASEFIGQRRRWLNGSFAMSLYSLMHFGRMYGSGHNVVRLFFLHIQFVYNLLNVLFSWFSLAAFYLTTTIIMKLVGTPQVLSGYHGWPFGDMASPIVNVLIKYIYIAFLVLQFVLALGNRPKGAQYTYVLSFMVFGLIQLYLLVLTGYLVYRAFTGTPIEDQISFASGQAFFDSFFGGNTGVAGLIIIALITIYGLNYIASFLYLDPWHMFHSFPQYLVLMSTYINILMVYAFNNWHDVSWGTKGSDAAEALPSANIVKDEKGKEAVVEEIEQEQEDIDSKFEKVVWRALAPMSEMMEEKPEAKDVEDSYKSFRTGLVILWLLCNIVLITFVTTDDFSSLGVSKASDVRTPMYFRFLLYSTGVLSIVRFIGFLWFIGRTGIMCCIARR from the exons ATGCAAGATCTACCCGCTGGACAAGCA tACCACTTTCGCGAATCTGACGACGCAAACGCCTCAAACCGATCGCCCGTGAGCAACCCATACGAACCCGACTATGATCAATTATCTCCCCCACCTATGCTGGGCGCACAACGTCCTGTCCCCGAACAAAACGAGTCGAGCCGAGATCTTCTGCACAGCTCTTACCATGGCAGTATAGGTCAGGCCAGCTACGACCAGGGCAGCTTCAACGGCCACAACAGCACCTACGGAGTCGGCGGCTTCGGTCATTATCCTCCTGACCTCCATGGTCGCTTGCCTGGCTCGCCCGGTTACGAGTACCCAGAGCCTGAGTATGATGTCGAAGCCTCCCGCCTGGCTGAATCGCGCCTTTCCGTCATGCACCGTACACCTACGATGCAAGAATGGAGCCCGAATGGAGAGACACTGTCCGTTTCGCCTGACTTTGCTCACGGCCGACCGGACTCGACTTACCAGGAATTCGACGTCGACGAGAGCTGGATGATgcgccagcagcaagcacagattggtggtggcggtctCGGTCGCTCAAAGACccgcaaggtcaagcttgtaCAGGGCTCCGTCCTCAGTATCGACTACCCAGTCCCCAGCGCCGTCAAGAATGCCATCGAGCCCAGGTATCGCAACGGTCCTGGGAGCATGGAGGAGGAATTCACAAAGATGCGCTACACAGCTGCTACCTGCGACCCGAACGACTTCACCCTGCGCAACGGTTTCAACCTCCGCCCGCGAATGTACAACCGTCACACCGAGCTCCTCATCGCAATCACCTATTACAACGAAGACAAGGTCCTTCTCGCTCGAACCCTACACTATACAATGAAGAACATCCAGGACATTGTGAACCTGAAGCGATCCAAGTTCTGGAACAAGGGAGGTCCAGCCTGGCAGAAAATCGTGGTGTGTCTTGTATTTGATGGTCTCGATAAAGTCGACAAGAATGTCTTTGACGTGCTCGCCACTGTTGGTGTCTATCAGGATGGCGTTCTCAAAAAGGACGTTAACGGCAAGGAAACTGTCGCTCATATTTTCGAGTATACCAGTCAAATCTCTGTGACGCCCGATCAACAGCTTGTCCGCCCCGACCCCGACAAGCCGCATCGCAATCTCCCTCCCGTGCAGTTTATTTTCTGTCTCAAGcagaagaacagcaagaagatcaactCGCATCGCTGGTTGTTTAACGCCTTCGGTCGCATTTTGAACCCAGAAgtcgccatcctcatcgaCGCCGGAACGAAACCTGGCCCGCGCGCCCTGCTGTCTCTCTGGGAAGGTTTCTATAACGATCGTGACCTCGGCGGTGCTTGTGGTGAGATCCACGTCATGCTGGGCAAGGGTGGAAAGATGCTTCTCAATCCACTTGTCGCTGTGCAGAATTTTGAGTACAAGATCTCCAACGTGCTTGATAAGCCCTTGGAAAGCGCCTTTGGCTACGTTAGTGTCCTGCCAGGTGCCTTTTCAGCGTACCGCTTCCGTGCCATCATGGGACGACCCTTGGAGCAGTACTTCCACGGCGACCACACGCTCTCCAAAACGCTAGGCAAGAAGGGTATTGATGGAATGAATATCTTCAAAAAGAACATGTTCCTTGCCGAGGACAGAATTCTTTGCTTCGAATTGGTCGCAAAGGCCAGTCAAAAATGGCATCTGAGCTACATCAAGGCGTCCAAGGGCGAGACCGATGTGCCAGAAGGCGCCTCTGAGTTTATTGGCCAGCGACGCCGATGGCTCAACGGATCCTTTGCCATGTCGCTCTATTCTCTCATGCATTTCGGCCGAATGTATGGATCTGGCCACAACGTTGTTCGACTCTTTTTCCTCCACATCCAGTTCGTGTATAACTTACTGAACGTGCTGTTCAGTTGGTTCTCGCTCGCCGCTTTCTATCTCACTACCACGATTATCATGAAGCTTGTCGGAACACCACAGGTTCTGTCCGGGTACCATGGCTGGCCATTTGGCGATATGGCATCACCAATTGTCAACGTTCTGATCAAATACATCTACATCGCCTTCCTCGTCTTGCAATTCGTCTTGGCTCTCGGAAACAGACCAAAAGGTGCTCAGTACACATACGTCCTCTCCTTCATGGTCTTCGGCTTGATCCAACTGTATCTTCTGGTCTTGACTGGTTATCTCGTGTACCGAGCATTTACTGGAACGCCTATTGAGGACCAAATCTCCTTCGCGTCCGGGCAGGCCTTCTTCGATAGTTTCTTTGGAGGAAATACTGGTGTCGCAGGTCTGATCATCATCGCCTTGATCACTATCTATGGTCTCAACTACATCGCCTCCTTCCTCTACCTCGACCCGTGGCACATGTTCCACTCCTTCCCTCAATATCTCGTCCTCATGTCAAcctacatcaacatcctgATGGTCTATGCCTTCAACAATTGGCATGATGTGTCTTGGGGAACAAAGGGATccgatgctgctgaagctcTGCCCTCcgccaacattgtcaaggatgagaagggcaaggaagCCGTCGTGGAAGAAATTGAGCAAGAACAGGAGGATATTGATAGCAAGTTCGAAAAGGTCGTTTGGCGAGCCCTTGCACCAATGAGTGAAATGATGGAGGAAAAGCCAGAGGCGAAGGACGTCGAAGATTCATACAAGTCTTTCCGAACCGGTCTTGTTATTCTTTGGTTACTTTGCAACATTGTTCTCATCACCTTTGTCACAACAGACGACTTTAGCTCTCTCGGTGTCTCT AAAGCCTCAGACGTCCGCACACCCATGTATTTCCGTTTCCTCCTCTACTCGACAGGCGTTCTGTCAATTGTCCGCTTCATTGGTTTCCTCTGGTTCATTGGACGAACCGGTATTATGTGCTGCATTGCACGGCGATaa